A genomic stretch from Primulina huaijiensis isolate GDHJ02 chromosome 14, ASM1229523v2, whole genome shotgun sequence includes:
- the LOC140956819 gene encoding PX domain-containing protein EREX isoform X1 produces MNLYGINYSLFDLGLIDPALIESISTRHQTTSDGENQQKEGENLFGSSNLIEKNEMTLSQHRHDGTSPLPLGMEWNPPPRLWDGPSTVWPHGFHTGWSYCVTIPSWTILSEPGGSEPVVFYRVQVGLQSPEGVTTTRGLLRRFRDFLKLASALKRSFPNKKLPTAPSKRLLKIKGREILEERRCSWEEWMTKVLSDIDISRSAPSACFLELEAAARSAHFPQTCISAFSESSHQVLDMNLSSNIGTSLDPSNASVIAVNSELTSNFDDDSINETPEALSSSLTETTVNESWLRKGDQRIDNAVAMDEIYLDDPPSDVSSLWDIHRQCSSSSQHSASFVPTEFRDTLSISGSQFLHDTLVILPAEEQQKMNRLLVTMQQRLVTSKTDMEDLMARLNHEFAVRQYLTTKAKDLEIELESTKKIGKENLEKAILDERERFTQTQWDMEDISRKCLEMELKLKAEQDEKVVAEATNSSIVQENEALRQELDSAREQLKNLKKYQEDSDLRSKSDVKLLIKEVKSLRNSQSEQRQELDRMVKEKTELERRLQMENQKTEHNKAANANLLHECEILRCRLEECSVNFLIEEENKLKMDTSYPSDAVDILATSDNRIGLLLAEAQLLAQEVKSSSVTSHEGGDSGDHELRKMLCSVFMDNAILRKHVNSVVRCSISTDNNMFETGKEEAPSRKAVLSKFLEK; encoded by the exons ATGAATCTGTACGGCATCAATTACTCACTCTTCGACCTCGGATTAATCGATCCCGCTTTGATCGAATCCATTTCAACCCGTCATCAGACAACCAGTGATGGAGAAAACCAGCAAAAGGAAGGAGAGAATTTATTCGGGTCTTCAAATTTAATTGAGAAAAACGAGATGACCTTATCTCAGCATCGGCACGATGGCACTTCGCCGCTGCCGCTTGGGATGGAATGGAACCCTCCTCCCCGTTTGTGG GATGGACCAAGTACCGTCTGGCCGCATGGTTTTCACACTGGATGGAGTTATTGTGTTACCATTCCTTCTTGGACTATCTTATCTGAACCAGGAGGTTCAGAGCCTGTGGTG TTTTACAGGGTTCAAGTAGGTTTGCAGTCACCGGAAGGGGTGACCACCACACGAGGATTGCTAAGAAGATTTAGGGATTTCTTGAAGCTTGCCTCTGCT CTCAAAAGGTCTTTTCCCAACAAAAAGTTGCCCACAGCTCCTTCAAAGAGGCTCTTGAAAATAAAAGGCAGGGAAATTTTGGAGGAA CGTAGGTGCTCTTGGGAGGAGTGGATGACAAAGGTACTCTCTGATATTGATATCTCAAGAAGTGCTCCTTCAGCATGCTTTCTTGAGTTAGAAGCGGCTGCAAGGTCAG CTCATTTTCCTCAAACTTGCATTTCAGCATTCAGCGAGTCAAGTCATCAGGTGCTGGACATGAATTTGAGTTCCAATATTGGCACTTCATTAGATCCATCAAATGCTTCAGTGATTGCCGTCAACTCAGAATTGACATCAAATTTTGATGATGATTCTATTAATGAGACACCTGAGGCTCTGTCGTCCAG TCTGACAGAAACAACCGTAAATGAATCGTGGTTACGAAAAGGTGATCAGAGAATTGACAATGCCGTAGCAATGGATGAGATTTATCTAGATGATCCACCGAGTGATGTTTCAAGTTTGTGGGATATCCACCGGCAGTGTAGTTCTTCATCTCAACATTCTGCAAGCTTTGTACCAACAGAATTCAGGGACACACTTTCCATATCAGGTTCACAATTTTTACATGATACACTGGTAATTCTTCCAGCAGAAGAGCAGCAGAAGATGAACAGACTTCTAGTTACCATGCAACAGCGGTTAGTTACATCAAAAACCGATATGGAAGATCTCATGGCTAGATTAAATCATGAATTTGCTGTAAGACAGTATCTAACTACAAAG GCCAAAGATTTGGAAATTGAACTTGAGTCTACAAAGAAGATTGGCAAAGAAAATCTGGAGAAGGCCATTCTTGATGAAAGGGAAAGATTTACTCAAACACAATGGGATATGGAGGACATCAGTAGAAAATGCTTGGAGATGGAGTTGAAGTTAAAAGCTGAACAG GATGAAAAAGTTGTCGCTGAAGCAACAAACTCTTCAATCGTTCAAGAGAATGAAGCATTACGGCAAGAGTTAGATTCCGCAAGAGAGCAGCTTAAAAACTTGAAGAAATATCAAGAAGATTCAGATTTGAGATCAAAGTCAGATGTTAAACTTCTTATAAAAGAAGTTAAGTCTCTTCGGAATTCTCAATCAGAACAGAGACAGGAGCTTGACAGAATGGTAAAAGAAAAGACAGAATTGGAG AGGAGACTACAAATGGAAAACCAGAAAACTGAACACAATAAAGCTGCCAATGCAAATTTGCTACATGAGTGCGAAATTCTTCGTTGCCGGCTTGAAGAATGCAGTGTTAATTTTCTCATTGAGGAAGAAAACAAACTAAAGATGGATACTTCATATCCGTCTGATGCTGTCGATATATTGGCTACTTCGGACAATCGCATTGGTCTTCTTCTCGCAGAG GCACAGCTTCTGGCTCAAGAAGTTAAATCTTCATCGGTAACAAGTCACGAAGGTGGCGATTCAGGTGACCATGAGTTGAGGAAGATGCTATGTAGTGTTTTTATGGACAATGCCATTTTGAGGAAACATGTCAATTCTGTAGTCCGGTGCTCTATTAGTACAGACAACAATATGTTTGAAACTGGAAAAGAAGAGGCCCCTTCACGAAAAGCTGTTCTCAGCAAATTCTTGGAAAAGTAG
- the LOC140956819 gene encoding PX domain-containing protein EREX isoform X2, with protein MNLYGINYSLFDLGLIDPALIESISTRHQTTSDGENQQKEGENLFGSSNLIEKNEMTLSQHRHDGTSPLPLGMEWNPPPRLWDGPSTVWPHGFHTGWSYCVTIPSWTILSEPGGSEPVVFYRVQVGLQSPEGVTTTRGLLRRFRDFLKLASALKRSFPNKKLPTAPSKRLLKIKGREILEERRCSWEEWMTKVLSDIDISRSAPSACFLELEAAARSAFSESSHQVLDMNLSSNIGTSLDPSNASVIAVNSELTSNFDDDSINETPEALSSSLTETTVNESWLRKGDQRIDNAVAMDEIYLDDPPSDVSSLWDIHRQCSSSSQHSASFVPTEFRDTLSISGSQFLHDTLVILPAEEQQKMNRLLVTMQQRLVTSKTDMEDLMARLNHEFAVRQYLTTKAKDLEIELESTKKIGKENLEKAILDERERFTQTQWDMEDISRKCLEMELKLKAEQDEKVVAEATNSSIVQENEALRQELDSAREQLKNLKKYQEDSDLRSKSDVKLLIKEVKSLRNSQSEQRQELDRMVKEKTELERRLQMENQKTEHNKAANANLLHECEILRCRLEECSVNFLIEEENKLKMDTSYPSDAVDILATSDNRIGLLLAEAQLLAQEVKSSSVTSHEGGDSGDHELRKMLCSVFMDNAILRKHVNSVVRCSISTDNNMFETGKEEAPSRKAVLSKFLEK; from the exons ATGAATCTGTACGGCATCAATTACTCACTCTTCGACCTCGGATTAATCGATCCCGCTTTGATCGAATCCATTTCAACCCGTCATCAGACAACCAGTGATGGAGAAAACCAGCAAAAGGAAGGAGAGAATTTATTCGGGTCTTCAAATTTAATTGAGAAAAACGAGATGACCTTATCTCAGCATCGGCACGATGGCACTTCGCCGCTGCCGCTTGGGATGGAATGGAACCCTCCTCCCCGTTTGTGG GATGGACCAAGTACCGTCTGGCCGCATGGTTTTCACACTGGATGGAGTTATTGTGTTACCATTCCTTCTTGGACTATCTTATCTGAACCAGGAGGTTCAGAGCCTGTGGTG TTTTACAGGGTTCAAGTAGGTTTGCAGTCACCGGAAGGGGTGACCACCACACGAGGATTGCTAAGAAGATTTAGGGATTTCTTGAAGCTTGCCTCTGCT CTCAAAAGGTCTTTTCCCAACAAAAAGTTGCCCACAGCTCCTTCAAAGAGGCTCTTGAAAATAAAAGGCAGGGAAATTTTGGAGGAA CGTAGGTGCTCTTGGGAGGAGTGGATGACAAAGGTACTCTCTGATATTGATATCTCAAGAAGTGCTCCTTCAGCATGCTTTCTTGAGTTAGAAGCGGCTGCAAGGTCAG CATTCAGCGAGTCAAGTCATCAGGTGCTGGACATGAATTTGAGTTCCAATATTGGCACTTCATTAGATCCATCAAATGCTTCAGTGATTGCCGTCAACTCAGAATTGACATCAAATTTTGATGATGATTCTATTAATGAGACACCTGAGGCTCTGTCGTCCAG TCTGACAGAAACAACCGTAAATGAATCGTGGTTACGAAAAGGTGATCAGAGAATTGACAATGCCGTAGCAATGGATGAGATTTATCTAGATGATCCACCGAGTGATGTTTCAAGTTTGTGGGATATCCACCGGCAGTGTAGTTCTTCATCTCAACATTCTGCAAGCTTTGTACCAACAGAATTCAGGGACACACTTTCCATATCAGGTTCACAATTTTTACATGATACACTGGTAATTCTTCCAGCAGAAGAGCAGCAGAAGATGAACAGACTTCTAGTTACCATGCAACAGCGGTTAGTTACATCAAAAACCGATATGGAAGATCTCATGGCTAGATTAAATCATGAATTTGCTGTAAGACAGTATCTAACTACAAAG GCCAAAGATTTGGAAATTGAACTTGAGTCTACAAAGAAGATTGGCAAAGAAAATCTGGAGAAGGCCATTCTTGATGAAAGGGAAAGATTTACTCAAACACAATGGGATATGGAGGACATCAGTAGAAAATGCTTGGAGATGGAGTTGAAGTTAAAAGCTGAACAG GATGAAAAAGTTGTCGCTGAAGCAACAAACTCTTCAATCGTTCAAGAGAATGAAGCATTACGGCAAGAGTTAGATTCCGCAAGAGAGCAGCTTAAAAACTTGAAGAAATATCAAGAAGATTCAGATTTGAGATCAAAGTCAGATGTTAAACTTCTTATAAAAGAAGTTAAGTCTCTTCGGAATTCTCAATCAGAACAGAGACAGGAGCTTGACAGAATGGTAAAAGAAAAGACAGAATTGGAG AGGAGACTACAAATGGAAAACCAGAAAACTGAACACAATAAAGCTGCCAATGCAAATTTGCTACATGAGTGCGAAATTCTTCGTTGCCGGCTTGAAGAATGCAGTGTTAATTTTCTCATTGAGGAAGAAAACAAACTAAAGATGGATACTTCATATCCGTCTGATGCTGTCGATATATTGGCTACTTCGGACAATCGCATTGGTCTTCTTCTCGCAGAG GCACAGCTTCTGGCTCAAGAAGTTAAATCTTCATCGGTAACAAGTCACGAAGGTGGCGATTCAGGTGACCATGAGTTGAGGAAGATGCTATGTAGTGTTTTTATGGACAATGCCATTTTGAGGAAACATGTCAATTCTGTAGTCCGGTGCTCTATTAGTACAGACAACAATATGTTTGAAACTGGAAAAGAAGAGGCCCCTTCACGAAAAGCTGTTCTCAGCAAATTCTTGGAAAAGTAG
- the LOC140956820 gene encoding uncharacterized protein isoform X2, giving the protein MRRWMCTMTLTRLDGGPIMVVTLQTYKKMAMRFLSLTSSSSGCERNWSQFEGIHTKKRNRLETSRLNDLVYVKFNANLMKKSSKREMGGDLLLSSQASEAQGWLVDDGDEDEVEPGSGLTWRMVAEASGADEVLHPKRSARNIPIRELDENLDTSEEENEEDVDFESDDERIMDVIDGAYVDDLED; this is encoded by the exons ATGAGAAGGTGGATGTGTACCATGACTTTGACCCGG TTGGATGGTGGTCCAATTATGGTGGTGACACTCCAAACTTACAAAAAAATGGCAATGAGATTTCTCTCTTTGACAAGTAGTTCATCGGGGTGTGAAAGAAATTGGAGTCAATTTGAAGGG atacaTACTAAGAAGAGGAATAGGCTTGAGACATCAAGATTGAATGATCTTGTATATGTCAAATTCAATGCCAATCTTATGAAGAAGAGTAGTAAAAGAGAAATGGGTGGAGATTTGCTTCTATCCTCTCAAGCTAGTGAAGCTCAAGGTTGGCTTGTTGATGATGGTGATGAAGATGAGGTCGAGCCGGGTTCAGGACTTACTTGGAGAATGGTAGCGGAGGCCTCGGGAGCGGATGAAGTGCTACATCCAAAGAGGAGTGCAAGGAACATCCCCATTAGAGAACTTGACGAAAATTTAGATACATCGGAGGAGGAGAATGAAGAAGATGTTGATTTTGAGTCCGATGATGAGAGGATCATGGATGTAATAGATGGTGCATatgtagatgatttggaagattAG
- the LOC140956820 gene encoding uncharacterized protein isoform X1, translating into MYFFFTHLWFNYFFPLCFLKLDGGPIMVVTLQTYKKMAMRFLSLTSSSSGCERNWSQFEGIHTKKRNRLETSRLNDLVYVKFNANLMKKSSKREMGGDLLLSSQASEAQGWLVDDGDEDEVEPGSGLTWRMVAEASGADEVLHPKRSARNIPIRELDENLDTSEEENEEDVDFESDDERIMDVIDGAYVDDLED; encoded by the exons atgtattttttttttacccatctttggtttaattatttttttcctctttGCTTTCTTAAGTTGGATGGTGGTCCAATTATGGTGGTGACACTCCAAACTTACAAAAAAATGGCAATGAGATTTCTCTCTTTGACAAGTAGTTCATCGGGGTGTGAAAGAAATTGGAGTCAATTTGAAGGG atacaTACTAAGAAGAGGAATAGGCTTGAGACATCAAGATTGAATGATCTTGTATATGTCAAATTCAATGCCAATCTTATGAAGAAGAGTAGTAAAAGAGAAATGGGTGGAGATTTGCTTCTATCCTCTCAAGCTAGTGAAGCTCAAGGTTGGCTTGTTGATGATGGTGATGAAGATGAGGTCGAGCCGGGTTCAGGACTTACTTGGAGAATGGTAGCGGAGGCCTCGGGAGCGGATGAAGTGCTACATCCAAAGAGGAGTGCAAGGAACATCCCCATTAGAGAACTTGACGAAAATTTAGATACATCGGAGGAGGAGAATGAAGAAGATGTTGATTTTGAGTCCGATGATGAGAGGATCATGGATGTAATAGATGGTGCATatgtagatgatttggaagattAG
- the LOC140958009 gene encoding uncharacterized protein codes for MKYFREDGAEEEDGKIKGKSLSDVDTIAKQVTCMTIHEKVAKKSRGELRSWDKYGGSWRLEQRTGAARLKKQLKARWTIQKLIDEQLTRFQAHYIRATGSTKLSDMALLLMPKWSPGHELAVVSWLGDWRPSTILELLRSLINSLSNPFGVEHALSQLINDILIEEAVIDEEITEIQATCVLHLPFGPVEGSGTDLARVKSEFKKIYRVVAKAQLLRLKAVELVIKKVLCQTDAAEFLVAFAGIQDVIHEITMKASTGPVSIKELGV; via the exons ATGAAATATTTTCGAGAAGATGGTGCAGAAGAAGAAGATGgcaaaatcaaaggaaaatcaCTGAGCGATGTTGACACCATTGCCAAGCAAGTCACCTGCATGACAATACACGAGAAAGTAGCCAAGAAATCAC GAGGAGAGTTACGTTCTTGGGACAAATATGGAGGATCATGGAGGCTAGAGCAGAGGACTGGAGCAGCAAGGCTAAAGAAACAGCTTAAAGCAAGATGGACCATTCAGAAACTGATTGATGAACAGCTGACCCGATTTCAGGCCCATTACATCAGGGCTACGGGCTCAACTAAACTATCAGATATGGCCCTACTTCTCATGCCCAAGTGGTCTCCGGGCCATGAACTGGCCGTCGTGTCATGGCTTGGCGACTGGCGGCCCTCCACCATCCTCGAGCTGTTACGGTCATTGATCAACTCCTTATCCAACCCTTTTGGAGTAGAGCACGCCTTGTCGCAGCTGATCAATGATATACTTATCGAGGAGGCAGTGATCGACGAGGAAATTACTGAGATTCAAGCCACTTGTGTCCTTCACCTCCCGTTCGGCCCAGTCGAGGGAAGTGGGACAGATTTGGCTCGTGTCAAGTCCGAGTTCAAGAAAATCTATCGAGTTGTAGCTAAGGCGCAACTCCTCAG GCTAAAAGCAGTGGAATTAGTGATTAAGAAGGTTTTATGCCAGACCGATGCAGCTGAGTTCCTCGTTGCATTCGCTGGAATCCAGGACGTGATCCACGAAATCACTATGAAAGCGAGTACGGGTCCAGTTAGTATCAAGGAACTTGGAGTTTAA